The genomic segment CACTCCGGACCAACGGGTCTGCTGATTTAGATGCGGGGATCTAATGCAGGCCGTGTTTAAGAGCCACGTTGATGACGCTGGGCTCGTAATGCGGCGCCCCGTTGTAATGTTCGATGCCCACCAAGTGCGGATGCCCTATATGCGGGGCGTCGTAGTGGATGCGGGTGGCGTGGTCGTTACCGTGGAGAAGAAGCGGGGAAGCTTTGGGGCCTGGGATAGCGAGCTGGCCGGAGACGTGGATTACCTCTGGCGCATGATGCTGAgaaagggggaaaaaaaattagatattttaataataaaatattttatatttaaaattacgtaaAGAAACTCGAATTGTACGAATGCCTAGAAAGTTTACGTAACACAATCTCGATAAAATAAGATAGTTTCTCCAAGAAATTTTCCTCGATCGCGAAATTACGAAGTGAACGCGAGGGAGTTTAGAATGCTTGAGCAACTGCAACAGGAATCTTGAGGCGGAAGTTGCACAAACGGTCGTGatcaattttatgcaattgcGACGGGATTTCATAACGCGGGATCTATAACTGAATTAAGTAGAAATAAGTAGAAAATCAAAGGCTAaagtaattgaattaaattaaataaataaatatcaagatcacaactattattttttgtctaataatctcataatatttttgctactTATTTTGatgctatataattaatttctaatttctggtttaaatttattattttgcgacaTACATATTACGTAAAACTTTTGTTAACAAGCTTAACTTGAAATTTGATAGAAAAGAGATATCATTaagtttacatataataagatggcaaaataattttatcaagatcGAATTTTTGAAGATgctcattttaaaatactcaCAGCTATTAATCCAGCGCTAGCAACTGCCACAATGGCGAACAGAACAACCTGCAAtaagaaaacataaattaatgcaattcaCAATTTTAGTACTGCTTTCAACAAATAAAGATTGCACATTTACAAtagtgtaattaaaaaataaataaataatataacatataaagaaatattcatcATTTACTCTTTTTATTGCTCCTTTTTCAAATTACTATTTCAAGAAcctttaaaattacttatttaaacAAACGAATTAAAAAGG from the Cataglyphis hispanica isolate Lineage 1 chromosome 20, ULB_Chis1_1.0, whole genome shotgun sequence genome contains:
- the LOC126857034 gene encoding uncharacterized protein LOC126857034; amino-acid sequence: MKFFVVLFAIVAVASAGLIAHHAPEVIHVSGQLAIPGPKASPLLLHGNDHATRIHYDAPHIGHPHLVGIEHYNGAPHYEPSVINVALKHGLH